GTATGGTCCCATGAATACCCCTCCTTCCATCACTTACTCGTGTGTCATCTATGCTGTTCGTTGTATGATCGATTTAGATATTCCTCTCAATCAGGGTTGTCTTGCACCATGCCATATCTCTATACCTAAGGACTCAATTCTCAACCCAAGTGGTGATGTGGCCATCTGTGGATCCACCATTTCCGGCCAGCGAATTACTGATGTCATTCTCAAGTGCTTTGgtattgctgctgcttctcaAGGTGATGCCAATTCGTTTGGATGGGGTCGTGGTGGTAAGGATCCTTACACGGGTGAGATTAAACCTGGTTTTGCTACTGGTGAAGCTCTTGGTGGAGGAGTGGGTGCCATGAATGGTTACAATGGTGCTTCTGCTATGAATGTTCACTGTACAAACACCAAGACAACCGATATAGAAGTTGTGGAGACACGTACTCCCGTCGTCGTTACCAAATGGTGCATTCGCCGTGGTTCTGGTGGTCATGGTAAATGGGTTGGTGGTAACGGTGCCACCAGGGAGCTCGAAGCTCGAGTTCCGTTACGCATGTCTATCCTTTCTGAGCGAAGAATATATCATCCTTATGGTATGAAGGGAGGAGAGCCTGGTGAATGTGGTTCTAATTATTGGTTCAGAAAACAGGCTGATGGATCGTTTGTTCAGACACATTTGAACGCTAAGGAAATCATCTACGTTGCTAGTGGTGACCGTGTCCAGATAAACACTCCCGGTGGAGGTGGTTACGGTAAGGCCGTAAATTGAACTTATATAGTATATATTTTACCAAAAACTCTTAATCTCTTTATTCCTCCATCTGGAATCATTATCAACTTGACGTGGGTGTAGCTATTGGAGCTAAGTATCTCATACCCGTGCTCTTTATCCGCTTCGGTCTTTGATTTGTCAACGATTTGCTCCCACGATGAATCGTCTGCTCCTACAACCTCTTTATCACTGTCAATACCTTCAACATAAATGTATTCAGGGTAATTTCCTCGATAGTAGGCCGTATCAACAACTATCTTCTCCACTTGAGTCCTAAATCCAAGCTTAATAATAGCCCAGTCACGGTGACCATAGCTACGTGACCTTGTAGTTTCCCAACCATCGGACATATCATGGCCTCTTCCTGGAAGTAATAGGTTACTTGCTGAGCCAAAATGTTCGTCAGATGTACGAACACAAACTCCTCCCTGCAAGCATGAGGCAGTATCAACTATAGTGGAAACATCCAATGGAATAATTGGATAAACCTTACCGTAAAGTCTGAATCTGGCAATTCCTCCATCTGGGTACATTCTTAATCTGACATGAGTATATGCTTTGTCTGTAGGGTCTGGTCTGGCAAAGAACTGCTTCTGAGAAGGACCACAGGCCATTTTGGGGATGACAGAATCCCAACAAACGGTTGAATCTCCGTAATTAGAATCGTCGTCAAGTGTAGTAGCTTCAACACTAATGAATGGGGCTTGATTACCGTTGAAAAAAGCGGTATCTACCTCACAGCCCACCAAAGTAGCACTGGCAACACCCATTTTGAATACTACCCAATCGGCTTCTTCTGGGTTGTGTCTTCTTGTTTCCCATCCATCGTACCAGGCACCAGCGTAGGTGAATTTGGTGGCATCTCTgattggagaagatgatttaATCAAGTTTTCAGCAACTGCAAACCATTCATTGGAAGTAGCTAGAACTTTTCCTCCTAGTTTAGCGCCAATGACGTCTATTAAGAATGTTAGTAAGGGTTATAGATGAAGTAATCCAACCCTTAATGATCATCTGAAAACGACTTCAGTGATTAAGGTTGTGGTAACACTTACCAGTATATCTATTCACGACATTGAGTTGAAAATCGGCCTGAGAAAGTTTGGACATGGTTTGCACAAAGACTATGTTGAGTGCTACTGATTTAGTTTATGGATACTTGTTAAAGAATGGATACTTGTTAAGGAATGAATAGTTGCTAAGGAATAAATATTGGTTCTTATCTACGCATGCAGATGGCCGGTTATCGGCGAATACCGAATAGTAGGTCGCGAATCAGCGAATCAGCGTTGAGGGTTGAGCATCAGCTACCAACCTTGTATATGGAACTGGAACTTGGTTATGGTTGGCACCTCATACAAGCATTCACCAGTGTGTAAATTCTTCTCGATGTAAGTGACATTGCCGTTCTTGTCGACAAGTATGACAGTCTGAGTTCTGGTGCCATAGTATTTACCAGTAAGAGATGGATTACTGGTAATTCTAGCCAAGGTTAAGTTTGCTTGAGCAGGTTTTTGGATGGGTGGAATAAATATTGATTTGACCATCTGGTTAAAGCCGTCTTCAAAGCGATATTTGAGCCATGTTTCCGGGTCTGGTGGATTTGCAGTAGAAAGTATATCTAGTAGTTTAGAGACCAATTGTTGTTGAGACCAGTTATTTTGTATGGCCTGTTGAACAGCTCTGTCCAATAGATTTTTACCATGGGTTACTTTGGGCCAAGGTTGTAGAAATGGAGAGTTAGATAACCCTAAAGTTTTATAGAATTGGATTTGATGGAAGGAGGAGTCTAATTTTGATTGATCAGAATGATTGAACACACTAACAGTCTCCTTATAACGGTTGGAAAAGATATAGAGAGGCATTATACCGTGATCACTATGTCTCAATTGACCATacaataaagaaaagccaccaacatctttgaaatcatcCATCTCTTGTTTGATGTGGTTGAGCCAAGACTCAGCGTCGAGGTCTGAGTTCAGAAAGAGAGCTGGAATAGAACCTCGAGAAACTTTGGATACTAAATTTACAGTCATTGGTTCTCTGTAGTTGACCAATACAGCCAAACGACCTGTCTTTGAGATTCCAATCCAGGTACCGTGTTCTGATCGTCCTAAGTCAATTGGACAAAGGatattgttgttgatgaaagaaGCTGGTTGAGTTGCTCTATCGAAGTATTCATCTCTGTTGGAGAGGATGATGAGAGGATAATCAGGGTGTGAGGTTGTTGAGAGGAGGATGCACATACTTGATGAACGAAGTGAGCGAAGTGTGAGTGGAGGAGTAGTGAACGAAGTGAATGAAGTGAGCTATGAGTGGGGGAGTTGATTGAGGTGAGGGAGGTGAATATGAGTGCGGGGGGAATGAGTGAGGGGAGATAAGTGAGGGAGATCAGTCAGAAAGATCAGTGAGAAAGATCAGTGAGGGCGTTGAATAAAAGCGAATTCCCGATGAGCGAAGTGCCTTAAATATTAAAGCTGCGAGTTGAGCAAGTGACAGTTGAAGTTTCGAAGCTCAACAAAAGCAACTTGACAAAGAATAGACAGactatttattttttaGACGCTTAAATTAAAGGGCTTTTGTTTTATTAAACAGTCTTTAATA
The sequence above is a segment of the Brettanomyces nanus chromosome 4, complete sequence genome. Coding sequences within it:
- a CDS encoding uncharacterized protein (BUSCO:EOG09342QC5~CAZy:GT59), yielding MSRLEGLLDLVSTTLGVIPLRIFNQDTSQVVNYPFIDEIFHVRQAQAFCEGDWSYWDPKITTPPGLYFLAALYSRIGGVDCDLINLRTLNFIGGLTIAIITFYLRTKVKNPGFLTLSIFMCPLLAIYYALFYTDVWSTCLVLLSYTLAVTRPFSSDFLNASISALFGLFSVFLRQTNIVWTAFAMIALMESRDIASTHPDTRTIHRLKSFLSTTSRNWYLLVPYVIVALLFAYFVVINGGITLGDKQNHQMSLHLMQMFYWVFFTALFTAPLWFSIGIMTDYIKHNFLTVKGLFFNSIWIPFIGLIVHNYTIIHPFLLADNRHYTFYLVRRLIARDQISRYQLIPVYHFTCYVLYQLMKQCTTRLSPSNSSVVMFIALLCSTALTIVPSPLIEPRYYIVPFVFFRLLINPSIQPIVPIFWFKRYNRTIRLILELTSFTSFTTPPLTLRSLRSSISKVSRGSIPALFLNSDLDAESWLNHIKQEMDDFKDVGGFSLLYGQLRHSDHGIMPLYIFSNRYKETVSVFNHSDQSKLDSSFHQIQFYKTLGLSNSPFLQPWPKVTHGKNLLDRAVQQAIQNNWSQQQLVSKLLDILSTANPPDPETWLKYRFEDGFNQMVKSIFIPPIQKPAQANLTLARITSNPSLTGKYYGTRTQTVILVDKNGNVTYIEKNLHTGECLYEVPTITKFQFHIQALNIVFVQTMSKLSQADFQLNVVNRYTDVIGAKLGGKVLATSNEWFAVAENLIKSSSPIRDATKFTYAGAWYDGWETRRHNPEEADWVVFKMGVASATLVGCEVDTAFFNGNQAPFISVEATTLDDDSNYGDSTVCWDSVIPKMACGPSQKQFFARPDPTDKAYTHVRLRMYPDGGIARFRLYGKVYPIIPLDVSTIVDTASCLQGGVCVRTSDEHFGSASNLLLPGRGHDMSDGWETTRSRSYGHRDWAIIKLGFRTQVEKIVVDTAYYRGNYPEYIYVEGIDSDKEVVGADDSSWEQIVDKSKTEADKEHGYEILSSNSYTHVKLIMIPDGGIKRLRVFGKIYTI